A stretch of Fundicoccus culcitae DNA encodes these proteins:
- the purR gene encoding pur operon repressor, whose amino-acid sequence MNQPTKVRRNHRLVYITQYLTERPNQLVHLSYFANYFNCAKSSISEDLDFIRGVLAENQMGTIKTVSGVTGGVIYQPQLGDKEIQQLIKTLIQQLKTGKRILPGNYIYLTDILQQPSLVDSIAKLIAAHYQDRKIDAVVTIETKGIGLASAVARFLNVDYLIVRRDSQDTEGSTISINYVSGIHRTVKKMELSKSSLKADSHVLVVDDFMRNGGTMEGLISLIHEFDSHVDSICVLVDNSPEKQIHLPEYQSIIKVEIVYNQENSKFELAVEKGTIFA is encoded by the coding sequence ATGAACCAACCAACTAAAGTTAGGCGGAATCATCGTCTAGTATATATTACGCAATACTTAACTGAACGCCCTAATCAATTAGTACACTTGTCTTATTTTGCTAATTATTTCAATTGTGCTAAATCATCTATTAGTGAAGACTTGGATTTTATTCGTGGGGTTTTAGCGGAAAATCAAATGGGAACCATTAAAACAGTTTCTGGTGTTACTGGTGGTGTAATTTATCAACCTCAATTAGGTGATAAAGAAATCCAACAACTGATTAAGACACTTATCCAACAATTAAAAACGGGTAAACGAATCCTGCCAGGTAATTATATTTACTTAACGGATATTTTACAGCAACCTTCATTAGTAGATTCAATTGCCAAATTGATTGCTGCGCATTATCAAGATAGGAAAATCGATGCTGTTGTCACCATAGAAACCAAAGGAATTGGCTTAGCTTCGGCGGTTGCTCGCTTTTTAAATGTGGATTATTTAATTGTTCGTCGCGACTCGCAAGACACCGAAGGATCAACTATATCAATTAATTACGTTTCGGGTATTCATCGAACGGTAAAAAAAATGGAATTAAGTAAATCCAGCTTAAAAGCAGATAGTCATGTGCTAGTGGTTGATGATTTTATGCGAAATGGTGGTACGATGGAAGGTTTAATTTCCTTGATACATGAATTTGATAGCCATGTGGATAGTATTTGTGTGTTGGTTGATAATTCTCCGGAGAAGCAAATTCACTTGCCTGAGTATCAATCAATCATTAAAGTAGAGATTGTTTATAATCAAGAAAATAGTAAATTTGAACTTGCTGTCGAAAAAGGAACAATTTTTGCATAG